In Streptomyces erythrochromogenes, the DNA window TCGCCGCTGTGGATCGTCACCGCCTTGATCCTGGCCGAGTTCACCGCGGCGTCGACGCGCTCGTACAGCACCGTCCCGGTGTTGTGGTGGCGGCCCTTGCCGGCCTCCAGGTCGACCTGGAGGACCGGGTCGGCCGGGGTGTCGGCGGTGGCCGGAGCCGCGCCTGAGGCAAGAGTCGCGAGGACGAGCGCGGCGGCGGCGGGCAGGGCGGACAAGCGCATGACGGACCTCTCCACGAACCGGATCGAGGAGCCTCATCCTGGTCCAGTACGGGCGCGGGCGCTGCGCCGGAATCCGTCAATCGGTGGCCCGGACCGAACGGTCGGCTCCGTGCCGGGCCGTGCCGGGGTCAACGGGACGCCGGTTTCAGTTCGCACCGCCCATCCGTGCACTCGCGGCGGAGCCGGCCCCGGGAGACGGTCTCGGCCAGGCCGATCGCCCAGCACATCGGGCAGCCGCGCAGCGCGACCAGCCCGACCGGCGCGAGGAGCAGGGTGGCCGGGCCGAAGACCGGGATGAGGGCGAAGGCCGCGATCAGCGCGCCGAAGCCCACCCCGCCGCGCGCCAGGTGCCGCGGCACGGACGCGCTCGCGAAGCCGGATCCGGAGGAAGCTGCGGTGTCAGTGGTGGGCACGGGTGTCTCCCAGGGTGTGCTGGAGCGCCGCGCGGGCGCGGTGGAGCCGCGACTTCATCGCGGCGGTGCTCAGGCCGAGGGCCTCGGCGGCGGTCCGCCCGCTGTGGCCCTGGACGTCCCGCATGATCAGCACGCGCCGCTGGTCCGCCGGCAGCGCGGCGATGGCCTCCGCCACCCGCCCCGCCTCCAGGCGCCGCAGCACCTCGTCCTCGGCGGACATGACGGCCGTGTCCGGCAGCGGCGCCCGCTCCCTCGGCACCAGCCGGGCGCGGCGCAGGCACTCGTTGCGGACGATGCGGAACATCCACGACGCCAGCGCCCCGGACGCCCTGAGCATCCCGACCCTGCGGTACAGGATGATCAGCGCCTCCTGGGCCGCGTCCTCGGCGTCCTCGCGCGACGCGCACAGGGAGTGCGCGAAGCGGCGTACGTTCGGATGCGCCCCGGCGACCAGCGCGGTGAGCGAATCGAGGTCACCGGCCTGCGCGGCGACGACCAGCGCCTCGCCCGGCCAGTCCGTACGGTCAGCCACGGGCCCGGCCCCGCTTGCGCAGGACGGCGACGGTGCACGCGCAGAGCAGGACGGCCGCGCCGGCGACGACGAGAACAGTGATCACGAAAACCTCCAGGTCAGGTGCCGACCTCGGCGTCGGCAACATACACAAGAGGCGCGGGCACCCCGAAAGGATTCACCCCAGGGCCGGATCGATCACCGTCTCGCCCGTCGAGGCCCGGCGGATCGCGTCCGCGAGGTCCTCCACCCGGCCGTCCCGAACGATCAGCCCCGCCGCTCCGGCGGCGAGCGCGGCCTCCCGAAGACCGGGGCGCGCCGAGCCCGTCAGGACCAGGACCCGGCACTCCGGATCGTCCTCCAGCAGGGCGGTCACCGCCGCGAGATCCTCCACCAGGGCCACCTCCGGGCGGGCCGCCGGGTCCCGCACGACGTCGATGTCCGGCTGGAGGCCGAGCTGGATCGCCAGGGCCGGATTGTGCGGCTCCAGCAGGACCCGCAGGGTGCGGGTCCGGCGGTGTTCCACGGGCATTTCTTCCACCGGGAAAGCCTATCTGACGGGGAGTCAAGAGTCTTCCCAAGTGCGGGGGCGTGCGTTATACATTCCCTCACCGGCCGAGCCTAGAACGCGTTCTAGAACCGGCCGCCCCGCATACGACCTCGGTGCGGCCGACGGTGCGGACGGCCGCACCGAGGTCTTCCAGGGCAGCGATTTTCCCGCCACACCGACGACAGGGAGCCGCATCCTCATGCCGATCGATGCCGCCAGGGCCCTCGCCGCAGACCCCCGTCAGGGGGACATCGGCTGGGACCACAAGGACGTCCAGCTCTACCACCTCGGCCTCGGCGCGGGCCTGCCGGCCACCGACCCGGACGAACTGCGCTACACCCTCGAATCCAAGCTCCACGTCCTGCCCAGCTTCGCGACCGTCGCCGGAGCCGGCATGGCCATGCTGGGCGGCCTCGCCGCTCCCGGCATCGAGGTCAACCTCGCAGCCGTCCTGCACGGCGGCCACTCCATCGAGCTGCACCGGCCCATCCCCGTCAAGGGGCGGGCCACCTCCAGCTCCAAGGTCGCCGCCGTCTACGACAAGGGCAAGGCGGCCGTGATCGTGCTGCGCTCCGAGGTCGCCGACGCCGACGGGCCGCTGTGGACCAGCGACGCGCAGATCTTCGTGCGGGGAGAGGGCGGCTTCGGCGGCGAGCGCGGCCCCTCCGCCAAGGAGGAGCTGCCCGGGCGCGAACCCGACCGGGTCGAGGAGCGGCACATCCGCGAGGACCAGGGACTCCTCTACCGCCTCTCCGGCGACTGGAACCCGCTGCACGCCGACCCCGAGTTCGCCAAGCTGGCCGGCTTCGACAAGCCGATCCTGCACGGCCTGTGCTCGTACGGCATGACCCTCAAGGCCGTCGTCGACACGGCCCTCGGCGGGGACGTCTCCCGCGTCCGCGCCTACCGGACGCGCTTCGCCGGGATCGTCTTCCCGGGCGAGACGCTGCGCATCCGGATGTGGCAGGAGACCGGCCGCGTCCTGGTGTCGGTGACCGCCGTCGAACGGGACGACGCGCCGGTCCTCGCCGACACCGTCGTCGAACACTCGTAGCACCCACTAAGGAGCCGCACCGTGCGCGCAGCACTGCAGAGCGAGATCGGCCAGGACAAGCTGGAAGTCGTCGACGACATGGAAGCCGTGGGCTTCGGCCCCGGCAAGGTCAGGATCCGCGTCAAGGCCACCGGCCTGTGCCACTCCGACCTCTCCGCGATGAGCGGCGTCCTGCCGCAGCCCGCCCCCTTCATCCCGGGCCACGAGGGCTCCGGCGTGATCACCGATGTCGGTGACGGAGTCACCGGCCACACGATCGGCGACCGCGTCCTCGTCTGCTGGCTGCCGCCGTGCGGCCACTGTCCGTCCTGCAAGCGCGGCCAGGGCCACCTGTGCCTGGAGGCCTTCGGGAACGTCGCCACTCCCAACTTCAAGCGGGCGTCGAGCGACATCTTCGGCTTCGCCGGCACCGGCACCTTCTCCGAGGAGATGGTCGTCCCCGCCGCCTGCGCCATCCCGATCCCCGACGACCTCCCCTTCGACATCGCGGCGCTGATCGGCTGCGGTGTCACCACCGGACTCGGCGCGGCCATCAACACCGCGAAGGTGGAGGCCGGTTCCTCGGTGGCCGTCATCGGCTGCGGCGGCGTCGGCATATCCGTCATCCAGGGCGCCAAGGTGCAGGGCGCCGCCCAGATCATCGCCGTCGACCCCGTCGAGTCCCGCCGCGAGGCGGCCCTGCGCTTCGGGGCCACCGAGGCGGTCTCCCCGGAGGAGTTCGCCGACGCCAAGAACCGGATCACCGCCGGCGAGGGCTTCGACTACGTCTTCGAGGTCGTCGGCAAGTCCGCGACCGCCCAGAAGGCGTACGAGATGACGCGGCGCGGCGGCTCCGTCGTCGTGGTCGGGGCCGGCGCCCTCGACGACAACTTCCAGATCAACATGTTCTCGCTGTTCTTCGACGAGAAGAAGATCCTGCCGTCGATGTACGGCGGCGGCGACGTGCTCCGCTCCTACGAGCGCACCATCGCCCTGTGGCGGGCCGGCCGCATCGACCTGTCGAACCTGATCACGCACCGGGTGAGCCTGGCCGAGGTCAACGACGCGCTCGACCAGATGCGCACCGGCGTCGCCCTGCGCACCTGCATCGAACTCTGACCCGACCACCGATCCGACCACCGACCCGTTCCGCAGATCCGATCTCCGAGGGGAACCGTACGGATGTCACTGCCACTTGAGGGACTCGCCGCCATCGTCACGGGGGCGGGCCGCGGGCTCGGCCGGGCCGAGGCGATCGAGCTCGCGCGGCTGGGCGCGAGCGTGGTCGTCAACGACTTCGGCCAGCCCGGCCGGGACGGCTCGGGGGAGGCCTCGGCCGCCCCGGCGCAGGAGGTGGCCGAGGAGATCCGCGCCGCGGGCGGGCAGGCCGTCGCCCACCTCGGCGACGTGGCCGACTTCGAGCAGGCGCGCGAGCTGGTCGAGCTGGCGGTGGGCACGTACGGGAAGCTCGACATCCTGGTCAACAACGCGGGCATCCTGCGCGACCGGATGATCTTCTCGATGTCGGAGGAGGAATGGGACTCGGTGATCCGGGTCCACCTCAAGGGCCACTTCAA includes these proteins:
- a CDS encoding response regulator, which produces MPVEHRRTRTLRVLLEPHNPALAIQLGLQPDIDVVRDPAARPEVALVEDLAAVTALLEDDPECRVLVLTGSARPGLREAALAAGAAGLIVRDGRVEDLADAIRRASTGETVIDPALG
- a CDS encoding RNA polymerase sigma factor; translated protein: MADRTDWPGEALVVAAQAGDLDSLTALVAGAHPNVRRFAHSLCASREDAEDAAQEALIILYRRVGMLRASGALASWMFRIVRNECLRRARLVPRERAPLPDTAVMSAEDEVLRRLEAGRVAEAIAALPADQRRVLIMRDVQGHSGRTAAEALGLSTAAMKSRLHRARAALQHTLGDTRAHH
- a CDS encoding MaoC/PaaZ C-terminal domain-containing protein; this translates as MPIDAARALAADPRQGDIGWDHKDVQLYHLGLGAGLPATDPDELRYTLESKLHVLPSFATVAGAGMAMLGGLAAPGIEVNLAAVLHGGHSIELHRPIPVKGRATSSSKVAAVYDKGKAAVIVLRSEVADADGPLWTSDAQIFVRGEGGFGGERGPSAKEELPGREPDRVEERHIREDQGLLYRLSGDWNPLHADPEFAKLAGFDKPILHGLCSYGMTLKAVVDTALGGDVSRVRAYRTRFAGIVFPGETLRIRMWQETGRVLVSVTAVERDDAPVLADTVVEHS
- a CDS encoding Zn-dependent alcohol dehydrogenase, coding for MRAALQSEIGQDKLEVVDDMEAVGFGPGKVRIRVKATGLCHSDLSAMSGVLPQPAPFIPGHEGSGVITDVGDGVTGHTIGDRVLVCWLPPCGHCPSCKRGQGHLCLEAFGNVATPNFKRASSDIFGFAGTGTFSEEMVVPAACAIPIPDDLPFDIAALIGCGVTTGLGAAINTAKVEAGSSVAVIGCGGVGISVIQGAKVQGAAQIIAVDPVESRREAALRFGATEAVSPEEFADAKNRITAGEGFDYVFEVVGKSATAQKAYEMTRRGGSVVVVGAGALDDNFQINMFSLFFDEKKILPSMYGGGDVLRSYERTIALWRAGRIDLSNLITHRVSLAEVNDALDQMRTGVALRTCIEL